The following proteins come from a genomic window of Malus domestica chromosome 02, GDT2T_hap1:
- the LOC103406154 gene encoding probable carboxylesterase 9 encodes MSQFDPYTHLHIVHDPATDTLTRPAAATIPANPDPAPGDPVVSKDVTLNPETKTWIRIFRPAKLPSNDNTVARLPLIIYFHHGAWIFLSAADSTAHTNCSQITSEIPAIIVSVNYRLAPETRLPGQYHDAIDAINWVRAQAQDPKGETWIRDYADVSRCYLYGCGCGGNIVFFSGLKAYQLQLEPLKISGIIMNQPMFGGVQRTKSELRLAVDQLLPLPALDLMWDLALPKSTDRNHRYCNPMADGAHKAMIKGLGRFLVIGFGGDPMVDRQQEFVTMLVGCGVRVDARFDDVGFHNIDFVDTRRAAAVLNIVKEFII; translated from the coding sequence ATGTCACAATTCGACCCCTACACCCACCTCCACATAGTACACGACCCCGCCACCGACACCCTCACCCGCCCCGCCGCCGCCACTATACCCGCCAACCCGGACCCCGCCCCAGGCGACCCGGTCGTCTCTAAAGACGTGACACTCAACCCGGAAACCAAAACCTGGATCCGGATCTTCCGACCCGCCAAGCTTCCCTCCAACGACAACACCGTGGCCCGCCTCCCCCTCATCATCTACTTCCACCACGGCGCCTGGATATTCCTCTCCGCCGCCGACTCCACCGCGCACACTAACTGCTCTCAGATCACCTCCGAAATTCCCGCCATCATCGTCTCCGTCAACTACCGCCTGGCGCCCGAAACCCGGCTCCCGGGCCAGTACCATGACGCCATCGACGCAATCAACTGGGTCAGGGCCCAGGCCCAGGACCCGAAAGGCGAGACCTGGATCCGAGACTACGCCGACGTATCCAGGTGCTATCTCTACGGTTGCGGATGCGGGGGCAACATCGTCTTTTTCTCCGGATTAAAAGCGTACCAGCTCCAGCTAGAGCCGTTGAAGATCTCCGGGATTATTATGAACCAGCCGATGTTTGGTGGGGTCCAGCGGACTAAGTCGGAGCTGCGATTGGCTGTGGACCAACTGTTGCCTTTGCCTGCGCTCGACCTCATGTGGGACCTCGCGCTGCCGAAATCAACAGACAGGAACCATCGGTACTGTAATCCGATGGCGGATGGGGCCCACAAGGCGATGATCAAAGGGCTGGGGCGGTTTTTGGTGATTGGGTTCGGTGGGGACCCGATGGTCGACCGGCAGCAGGAGTTTGTGACGATGCTGGTGGGTTGTGGGGTCAGGGTTGATGCGCGGTTCGATGACGTGGGGTTCCATAATATTGACTTCGTTGACACCAGGCGGGCTGCTGCCGTTTTGAACATTGTCAAGGAGTTTAtcatctaa